The sequence below is a genomic window from Campylobacter ornithocola.
TGAAATTTTAATGCAAAAAAATGTTAGCAAAAAAACTTTGAAAAAATAAATATTTGTGTTTTTGAACATATTTTTAACACTAAAGAGTACGATTTTTATTGTAATTTAGAAGATGAGAAAAAACAAAATTTTGCCTTAAAAATATATTAAAATCTTTTCAAGACTTTACTAAAATGTGATGTGAGTATCATTAAAAAACACTTAGAAAAACTACAAACTCTAAAAGAATTTTATATCTTAATACAAAAATTAAATCTTGAAAATTCTAATCAAAATTTAAATTATTATGAAAATCAAACATACCACACAAAAGACTATATAAAAATTCAATTAAAAAATTTAAATAAAATCACAAATTTGCAAGAATTTTTATACAAAAATACAAATCTTCTTATGAAAAAGAAGAATTTTTGCAAAATTATGATTTTAAAGATTGGCAGTATACCGATGGTGAAAATTTTGTATATGATAGACAATGCATTAATGAAAATTCCATAAGTTTTTTAAAAGCAAATAAAAAATTTCAAGAACCAAAAATACGCTTACTATGTTTTACACAATTTAGATCAAACAATAACATAGAAAGCCAAGCAGAAAAATATTTGATTATTTAATGTTAGGAGAATCTCTTTTTGGTTTAGATAATGTATTAAATTTATTAAATATCATTAAACACAAAGAATATTGTGATGCCTTAAAAACCAAGAGATAACTCATGGATTAATTTACAGACGAATGATAGACATAAAAGAGTTGGCAAATTATCTAAAAACAGAAGAAATTAAAATATTATATTTATGCAAAATAACGATGAGTACTTTAACTCCTTAAGCAAAGCTTTGAAAATATCAAATTTAAAAGTAAATTTTGATTTTAAATTAAATTTAGATAATAATTTACAAATTTTTATACTAGAAAACAAAGAGAATAAAAATTTAAAATCAGCTATTATGTTTGGAGATAGCATAGAGAAAGAATATATTTTAGATTTTATAGAAAAAGAGCAGTTTAACTAAAACTCTCTTCGTTTATTTTTTGATTTAAAAAAGATCATTATGGCCTATATAGATAATAGAAGCGAGGAAGAGGATTTTAACATTAATGAAAATATAGAATTTAAATCCAATTTTGATGAAAAATTCTTTGACTATGTTTAGTTTTGTAAAAAAATCTTACAATAATCTTTTCATATGCAAAAAAAATAATATAAAGTATATTATTTTTTTGCATAGATATGTATCAATCAAATTTAGAAAAGAATTTTACTTGCATGAGTTCTTTTATAAATAAATGCTTTCCACTAAGTGTAAAGGAAATTAAGCAAATTTCCTTTTGAAAGATAGATATAAATTTTTACTAAACGTATAAAATTTTATATTTCATCTTGTTTAAAATCTCAACCTTTACATTTTTGAGCTATCACATCCATAGCTTCTTGTGAGAGAACAAAATTTGTGTGATAAAGCAAGCAACTACCCATATCAAGTACTTTTAACACAAGTTTTTTGTTGTTGGTATCTTTTGGATTATGCCTTGTATTAGCTAAATCATAAATTTCATACACCATATCTTTGCTAAGTTTGTTAATGTCAAGTTCTATGATATTTTCTTCAAATTTCATAGGTTCTTGTGTAAATTCTTCTTTGTTCTCCTTTTTTGCAAAACTTTTTCTTTTACTAAAAGATTTTAACTCATTTTCTTTTGCTTCTTCTAGAGTATAAATTTCATTTAAACTAAAGCTTAAGTCATTATCATTATTTTTATATCTTAGCAAAAAAGCAAAGGCCTCATCCTTACTTTCCTTAAAAAGCGCTTCAACTTTTTCTACTTGGGCTTCAAAAACTATCATATCAAAAGAAGAATAAAAGTCTAAAATCACAGCTTTAGCATATCTTTTACCGCTTTTACTCATCATCGATTTAAAATCTTCAATCTTTCCTACAACTAAAAGCTCACCTTCGCCTTTAAGTGTTTCAAAATCCATACTTTTAAAATACTCTATGCCTTCTATTTGACTTGCGAATTTATCTAAAGGATGTCCTGATACATAAATTCCTAAAATTTCTTTTTCATAGCCTAGTTTTTCCATTATTTCAAATTCAATTTTACTATCATGAAGCCCTACTTTAATATCTGCAGCTATTTCTTCTTCTCCAAAAAGCGAAGTAGTAGAGTTTCTTTTAACCTCAGCGATTTTTCTACTTGTTTCTGAAATAAGCTCAAGATTATCTACTAAACATTTTCTAGTATAACCAAACTCATCAAAAGCACCTGATTTAGCTAAATTTTCTATGGTTTTTTTATTAATCTTAGTAGGATCAATAGAGCTTATAAAATCATCAAAATCACTAAAACCTTCTTCTTTGCGAATAGCCATGATATTTTCTATCGCAGGAATTCCCACGCTTTTAATCGCTCCAAGCCCATAAATAATAGCTTCAGAACCATCTTCAAGCTTAGTTGCACTAAATTCTCTTTGAGCTTTGTTAATGCTTGGTGGTAAAAGCTTGATATTCATTCTTTTCATTTCTTCTATGTATTTTGCGACCTTATCTACATTGCTCTCTTCACTTGTTAAAAGCGCGGCCATAAACTCACTTGGATAGTAAGTCTTTAAATACGCTGTTTGAAAGGTTATAAGTGCATAGGCAGCTGAGTGAGATTTATTAAAACCATATTCAGCAAATTTCAAAATAAGCTCAAACAAATCATCAGCCTTTTTCTCATCATAGCCTTGTTTTTTAGCACCTTCTAAATACTCTGCCTTAAGATTGTCCAAAATTTCTCTTTTTTTCTTACCCATGGCACGGCGTACATTATCAGCACCACCTAAAGAAAAACCACCGATTTTTTGTACTATTTGCATAACCTGCTCTTGATAAACTATAACCCCATAAGTGTTTTCAAGTATAGGTTTTAAGTCTTCAAACGCATAAGTAGCAGCCTTTCTACCATGTTTGATATCGATAAAATCATCCACCATCCCACTATCAAGTGGTCCTGGTCTATATAAAGCTAAAACTGCTATCAAGTCTTCAAACCTCTCAGGCTTTAACCTAGCATTCAAACTCTGCATACCACCTGATTCTATTTGGAAAATGCCCAAGGTATTACCACTTTGTATGGTTTTATAAACCTTAGGATCATTCATATTGACTTTTTCCCAAACCACGTCTTTACCATAACGCTTTTTAACCAATTTAATTGCATTATTAATAACAGTTAAAGTTTTAAGACCTAAAAAATCAAATTTAATTAAATCCACATCTTCAAGATATTCTTTAGAATACTGCGTTACTAAATGACGTTCATCGTTTTTACTTTGTCTAAAAAGCGGTGCTTTATTCCACAATGCTTCATTAGATATCACCACTCCAGCTGCGTGCATACCAGCATTTCTATTTAATCCTTCTAACGCCTTAGCAAAATCCCAAACTTGATGTCCTTTTGGATGAGAATTTACAAATTCAGCGATTTTTGGCTCTTGCTCATAAGCTTTTTCTAGTGTTATTTTTAGCTCTTCGGGAACTAATTTTGCCAAAGCATCCGCATCAGGTATACTCATATCACAAACCCTAGCCACATCACGAATCACTCCTTTTGCCAAAAGCTTACCAAAGGTAATGACTTGTGCAACCTTTTCGGCTCCGTATTTATCGATCACATAATCAATCACTTCCCCTCTTCTATCTTGACAAAAATCCACATCAATATCGGGCATTGATACACGCTCAGGATTTAAAAATCTCTCAAAAAGAAGATTATAAGGTATAGGATCTAAATCTGTAATTTTCAAACAATACGAAACCAAACTCCCCGCAGCACTCCCACGCCCTGGTCCAACTGGTATATCTTTTTCCTTAGCTGCGGCGATAAAATCATGAACGATAAGCATATAACCTGAAAATTTCATATTTTTAATAATACTAATTTCTAAATCAAGCCTATCTTTATACTCTTGATGCTTACTCTCATCGATAAATTGAAGTCTTTCTTCTAAGCCCTTTTTGCAAAGATATTCAAAGACTATATCATCATTATCAAAGCTAAATTCTTGATCTTCTTGACTTAAACTTAAGCCATATTTTTTCGCATATTCACGGGTAAATTTAAAATTTGGTGGAGTAGGATCGCCTAGTTTTAATTCTAGATTGCATTTATTAGCTATTTCTTGAGTATTTTCAATAGCTTCTGGAATATCTGCAAAAAGCTCACTCATTTGTTCTGGCGTTTTTACATAAAATTCATGCACTTCATGTCTTAAACGCCCCGGATCATCAAGCTTAACCCCCATAGCTATACACATAAACACTTCATGCGCGGCTGCTCTTTCTTTAAAAGTATAGTGCGTATCATTGGTTGCGATGATTTTTATATCAAGCTCTTTAGCAAGTTTAATGATAGAATCATCGATAAATTTTTGATCATCAATACCATGACGCATGATCTCAAGGTAAAAATCATCTCCAAAAACCTTTTTATACCAAAGTGCAGCTTCTTTTGCACCTTCATAGCCTTTTGCGCCAAATTTTAAATTTCTTTCATTTTTGGTATTTAAATGCCAATTAACTTCACCTTGTAAACAAGCTGATGAACAAATCAAGCCTTCGCTATGAGCCTCTAAAAGCTTTTTATTAATCCTTGGGTAATAATACAAACCATGTATATAGCTTTGCGAGCTTAAATACATCAAATTTTTATAGCCAATTTCATTTTTAGCAAATAAGCAAATATGAAAACGCTGTCTTGAACTTTTATCACTTAAATCATCGTGATTATGTAAATATGCTTCAAGTCCTATGATAGGTTTAATCCCTTCAGATCTCATCGTTTTATAAAAATCAATAGCTCCAAACATATTCCCATGATCAGTCATAGCAACACTAGTTGCACCTTGAGCTTTTAGCGTTTTAGCAAGCTCTTTGAGTTTATTTGCTCCATCAAGTAAAGAATATTCTGTATGTAAATGTAAATGTGTAAATTGGCTCATATTTTCCCTTGTATTTTTTTATTATTATAAAAAAAAACCTTAAATTTAAAACTTACAAGTATAAAAAATGTATAATAGCTTACTTTCAAAAAAGGAGTAAAAAATGGAAGTAAAAATTTATTATTGTAATCTTTGAAATTACAAACCACAAGCTGCAAGGGTTGCAGAAGAAATACAAAATGAATTCAAAGATGCGCAAATTTCTACCATAGAAAAAGGTGGTGGTCATTTTATAGTAGAAGTAGATGGTAAAATCATTTACTCTAAAAAAGACTTATTTAATTGTGAAATAGATAGATTTCCTCATGAGGGTGAAATCACCAAGCTTATGAAGCAAATGTAAGCTAAACCCTCATTAGCGAGGGTTTATTTTGTCAAAGGAACAAGCATACCTTCATAAAGTTTTTGATAAATTTCTTCTGAGCATAAATGCTTAGCAAGCTCCAAACCAAACAAAATAGCTGTAGCAGGTCCAGCTGCTGTGATGACATTTTCATTTACCACAACTGCTTTATTTACTCTTGTGCCTTCAATACCTACTTCACAGCCAGGATAACAAGAAAACTCTCCATTGATCACCCCTGCTTTTGCCAACACTATAGGCGAAGCACAAATAGCAGCTACGATTTTTTTCTTAGCATGTAAATCTTGTATGATTTTTATGATAGTTGGATTATTTTTTAGATTCATCATACCTTCAAATCCACCTGCCAAAGCAATTGCGTCTAAATTTTCTCGATCAACACTAGCTAAACTCATATCAGCCCTTATGCAAATTCCATTAGCTCCTTGTACTAAAAGCTCATCATCTAATGAAACTATAGTCACTTCTAATTTCCCGCCAATTATAACCGCTCTTTTTAAAACATCAGCTATACCTATAAATTCAGCCTCTTCAAAACCCTTTGCCAAAGGCACTAAAACTTTTTTCATTTTTCCTCCTTTTAATCAATAAATCTTTTATTTAACTCATGAAAATACTCTATGCGTCTATCACGTAAAAACGGCCACCATCTACGCACATTTTCACATCTTTGCATATTTATTTCAATGATTTTACAAAGCTCTTGTTTATCATCAGCCCTAAAAAGCTCTTCACCTTGTGGACCAAAGACAAAAGAATTCCCCCAAAATCTTATGCCATCTTCCACACCGCTTTCATCTTTTTCAAAACCCACTCTATTAATAGCTACTACAGGTAAGCCATTAGCTATAGCATGACCTCTTTGCACACCTATCCAAGCTTCAAGTTGTCTTTGTTTTTCTTCTTTTTCATCCTTATCAAACCAACCTATAGCAGTAGGATAAATCAAAATTTGAGCCCCTTTTAAAGCCATTAACCTAGCAGCTTCAGGATACCATTGATCCCAACATATTAAAACTCCAAGCTTTCCAATACTTGTTTGTATAGGTTCAAAACCCAAATCACCTGGAGTAAAATAAAATTTTTCATAAAAACAAGGATCATCAGGTATATGCATTTTGCGGTATTTACCTGCTATGGAGCCATCTTTTTCAAATACCACACTAGTATTATGATAAAGCCCTGCACTTCTTTTTTCAAATAAAGAAGTTACCAAAACAACTTTATTTTCCCTAGATACATTAGACCAAAATTTAACATCTTCTTCATAGTCATTAGCTAAATCAAAAAAGTTTGTATTTTCACTTTGGCAAAAATACTGCGTTTGATGAAGTTCCTGCAAGCATACAAGCTCAGCCTTTTCTTTTGCTGCTTGTTTGATAAGTTCGCATGTTTTTTCTATAGTTTTTTCTTTATTTTGTTTAAATTCTTGCTGTATGAGTGCTAATTTCATTTTTACTCCTTTCTTCCTCTGAATCATCATAAGGATCTAAGTGTATATGGATATTCCAAAAATCATCTTTAAAATGCTCCCTTATACTATCTTCAATCTCATCACCGATTTTATGAGCTTTTAAAAGTGATATTGTAGGTTCAAAAACTAAATGCACACTAACATAAAGTATATCAGGGCTTTTTCTAGTTTTTAAATGATGAAAGCTTTTGACTTCTTTATTTGCACTTATAATTTGCTTAATCATTTCAACCTGTTCTTTATCAATAGCTACATCTAATAAAATTTTAGAACTTTCTTTAATGATTTTAAAAGCAGAAAAAATCGTATATAAACTTATAGCTATACCAAATAAACCATCAATAAAATGATAATTTGTAAAAGCAATAATCACAAGTGCTAAAAGTGTTAGAGCATTAGTTAAAAAGTCTATTTTATAGTGCAAGCTATCAGCTTTTATAATCAAGCTTTTTGTTTTTTTAGCAACATAGTTTAAAAAAACCACCAAACACAAAGTCACAGCCATAGCAAAAGCCATGACAAAAATTCCAAGATCAAGTTTTTCTACGCTTTCTTGATTGTGAATTTTCAAAACACTCTCATAGAAAATATAAACCCCAATCCCACTAATAATAAGACCTTCAAAAAGCCCCATTAATGCTTCAATTTTACTAAGGCCAAAATTATATTCTTTACTAGAGCCTTGAGAGCTTTTTTTCAAAGCTAGAAAATTTAAACCCGAAATCACACAATCAAGCAAAGAATCAATCGCACTAGAAAGTACCGCAACAGAACCTGAAGCTAAACCTACTATAAATTTAACAATAG
It includes:
- the dnaE gene encoding DNA polymerase III subunit alpha, encoding MSQFTHLHLHTEYSLLDGANKLKELAKTLKAQGATSVAMTDHGNMFGAIDFYKTMRSEGIKPIIGLEAYLHNHDDLSDKSSRQRFHICLFAKNEIGYKNLMYLSSQSYIHGLYYYPRINKKLLEAHSEGLICSSACLQGEVNWHLNTKNERNLKFGAKGYEGAKEAALWYKKVFGDDFYLEIMRHGIDDQKFIDDSIIKLAKELDIKIIATNDTHYTFKERAAAHEVFMCIAMGVKLDDPGRLRHEVHEFYVKTPEQMSELFADIPEAIENTQEIANKCNLELKLGDPTPPNFKFTREYAKKYGLSLSQEDQEFSFDNDDIVFEYLCKKGLEERLQFIDESKHQEYKDRLDLEISIIKNMKFSGYMLIVHDFIAAAKEKDIPVGPGRGSAAGSLVSYCLKITDLDPIPYNLLFERFLNPERVSMPDIDVDFCQDRRGEVIDYVIDKYGAEKVAQVITFGKLLAKGVIRDVARVCDMSIPDADALAKLVPEELKITLEKAYEQEPKIAEFVNSHPKGHQVWDFAKALEGLNRNAGMHAAGVVISNEALWNKAPLFRQSKNDERHLVTQYSKEYLEDVDLIKFDFLGLKTLTVINNAIKLVKKRYGKDVVWEKVNMNDPKVYKTIQSGNTLGIFQIESGGMQSLNARLKPERFEDLIAVLALYRPGPLDSGMVDDFIDIKHGRKAATYAFEDLKPILENTYGVIVYQEQVMQIVQKIGGFSLGGADNVRRAMGKKKREILDNLKAEYLEGAKKQGYDEKKADDLFELILKFAEYGFNKSHSAAYALITFQTAYLKTYYPSEFMAALLTSEESNVDKVAKYIEEMKRMNIKLLPPSINKAQREFSATKLEDGSEAIIYGLGAIKSVGIPAIENIMAIRKEEGFSDFDDFISSIDPTKINKKTIENLAKSGAFDEFGYTRKCLVDNLELISETSRKIAEVKRNSTTSLFGEEEIAADIKVGLHDSKIEFEIMEKLGYEKEILGIYVSGHPLDKFASQIEGIEYFKSMDFETLKGEGELLVVGKIEDFKSMMSKSGKRYAKAVILDFYSSFDMIVFEAQVEKVEALFKESKDEAFAFLLRYKNNDNDLSFSLNEIYTLEEAKENELKSFSKRKSFAKKENKEEFTQEPMKFEENIIELDINKLSKDMVYEIYDLANTRHNPKDTNNKKLVLKVLDMGSCLLYHTNFVLSQEAMDVIAQKCKG
- a CDS encoding SelT/SelW/SelH family (seleno)protein; translation: MEVKIYYCNLUNYKPQAARVAEEIQNEFKDAQISTIEKGGGHFIVEVDGKIIYSKKDLFNCEIDRFPHEGEITKLMKQM
- a CDS encoding DJ-1 family glyoxalase III, translated to MKKVLVPLAKGFEEAEFIGIADVLKRAVIIGGKLEVTIVSLDDELLVQGANGICIRADMSLASVDRENLDAIALAGGFEGMMNLKNNPTIIKIIQDLHAKKKIVAAICASPIVLAKAGVINGEFSCYPGCEVGIEGTRVNKAVVVNENVITAAGPATAILFGLELAKHLCSEEIYQKLYEGMLVPLTK
- a CDS encoding N-carbamoylputrescine amidohydrolase, with product MKLALIQQEFKQNKEKTIEKTCELIKQAAKEKAELVCLQELHQTQYFCQSENTNFFDLANDYEEDVKFWSNVSRENKVVLVTSLFEKRSAGLYHNTSVVFEKDGSIAGKYRKMHIPDDPCFYEKFYFTPGDLGFEPIQTSIGKLGVLICWDQWYPEAARLMALKGAQILIYPTAIGWFDKDEKEEKQRQLEAWIGVQRGHAIANGLPVVAINRVGFEKDESGVEDGIRFWGNSFVFGPQGEELFRADDKQELCKIIEINMQRCENVRRWWPFLRDRRIEYFHELNKRFID
- a CDS encoding cation diffusion facilitator family transporter, whose amino-acid sequence is MNLQKSATIIASVCAIFLAIVKFIVGLASGSVAVLSSAIDSLLDCVISGLNFLALKKSSQGSSKEYNFGLSKIEALMGLFEGLIISGIGVYIFYESVLKIHNQESVEKLDLGIFVMAFAMAVTLCLVVFLNYVAKKTKSLIIKADSLHYKIDFLTNALTLLALVIIAFTNYHFIDGLFGIAISLYTIFSAFKIIKESSKILLDVAIDKEQVEMIKQIISANKEVKSFHHLKTRKSPDILYVSVHLVFEPTISLLKAHKIGDEIEDSIREHFKDDFWNIHIHLDPYDDSEEERSKNEISTHTARI